A region of Ictalurus furcatus strain D&B chromosome 1, Billie_1.0, whole genome shotgun sequence DNA encodes the following proteins:
- the tent5aa gene encoding terminal nucleotidyltransferase 5A, translating to MAEEDGGMASPAECTAPTSSSFSVLSWEQVQRLDNILTETIPIHGRGNFPTLEMQPRQIVKAVRSRLEQSEIRVRDVRLNGSAASHVLHEDSGLGYKDLDLIFCAELKGEGEFQTVKDIVLDCLLDFLPEGVNKEKITPLTLKEAYVQKMVKVCNDSDRWSLISLSNNRGKNVELKFVDSLRRQFEFSVDSFQIKLDSLLLFYECSENPMTKTFHPSIIGESVYGDFSMALEHLRNKLICTRNPEEIRGGGLLKYCHLLVRGFRADSESEMKSLQRYMCSRFFIDFPDINEQQRKLESYLQNHFVGLEDRKYDYLMTLHGVVNESTVCLMGHERRQTLGLIAMLAVRVLAEQNVIPNVANVTCYYQPAPYVADANFSNYYIAQVQPVFACQQHTYATWLPCN from the exons ATGGCTGAGGAGGACGGCGGCATGGCGAGTCCCGCGGAGTGCACCGCTCCGACCAGCAGCAGCTTCAGCGTACTCAGCTGGGAGCAGGTGCAGAGGCTGGACAACATACTGACCGAAACCATCCCGATCCACGGCCGGGGAAACTTCCCCACGCTGGAGATGCAGCCGCGGCAGATCGTGAAGGCGGTGCGGAGTCGCCTGGAGCAGAGCGAGATCCGAGTGCGCGACGTGCGCCTGAACGGCTCAGCGGCCAGTCACGTGCTACACGAAGACAGCGGACTCGGCTACAAGGACCTGGACCTGATCTTCTGCGCCGAGCTTAAGGGCGAAGGCGAGTTCCAAACGGTCAAGGACATAGTGCTGGACTGTCTTCTGGACTTCCTACCCGAAGGAGTCAACAAGGAAAAAATTACACCCTTGACCTTAAAG GAAGCTTATGTTCAGAAGATGGTGAAAGTATGCAATGACTCAGACCGCTGGAGCCTCATCTCGCTCTCCAACAATAGAGGCAAGAATGTGGAGCTCAAGTTTGTCGACTCATTGCGACGGCAGTTTGAGTTCAGCGTGGACTCATTTCAAATCAAGCTAGACTCTTTGCTTCTGTTTTATGAATGTTCTGAGAACCCAATGACCAAAACATTCCACCCAAGCATCATTGGCGAGAGCGTGTATGGAGACTTCAGCATGGCCCTGGAGCACCTGCGCAACAAGCTGATCTGCACGAGGAACCCTGAGGAGATCCGTGGTGGCGGCCTGCTCAAGTACTGCCATCTACTGGTGAGGGGCTTCCGAGCAGACTCTGAGAGTGAGATGAAGTCTCTGCAACGCTATATGTGCTCACGCTTCTTCATTGACTTCCCTGATATTAATGAGCAGCAGCGCAAACTGGAATCCTACCTCCAGAACCATTTTGTGGGCTTGGAGGATCGCAAATATGACTATCTGATGACGCTGCATGGGGTGGTAAATGAAAGCACAGTGTGCCTGATGGGACACGAGAGGCGGCAGACATTAGGGCTCATTGCCATGCTGGCTGTTCGTGTGCTGGCTGAGCAGAACGTCATACCCAATGTGGCAAATGTCACCTGCTACTACCAGCCTGCCCCTTATGTAGCCGATGCCAACTTCAGTAATTACTATATTGCCCAGGTTCAGCCAGTGTTTGCATGCCAGCAGCATACATATGCGACCTGGTTACCCTGTAACTGA